A region of Mammaliicoccus sp. Dog046 DNA encodes the following proteins:
- a CDS encoding sugar kinase, giving the protein MDVLSIGETMIVFSPKEDGPMRYAHDFTTHIAGAETNTLIGLEKLGVKSGWISQLGNDELGHKILSFVRGEGINVDSVTLNNDASTGLFLKEKLNQDQTRVHYYRSNSAASKMTDANIDLDYVAQFKYLYVTGITPALSENCKKMIFHLIDEAKKLGLKIIFDPNLRLKLWAEDEARETLINIIALSDIVLPGISEGAFLFGDTDEEIIANKMIELGASTVVVKLGSKGAFYKDKNEAGYAQASKIVNVIDPVGAGDGFAAGFIAGYINGLSLNEAVEQGCNVGALVTTVKGDVEGLPTLEALEQMKDSNDIEDVIR; this is encoded by the coding sequence ATGGACGTATTATCAATTGGTGAAACGATGATTGTGTTTTCTCCAAAAGAAGATGGACCAATGCGATATGCACATGATTTTACAACGCATATCGCAGGTGCAGAAACGAATACACTTATTGGTTTAGAAAAATTAGGCGTCAAATCAGGTTGGATTAGCCAGCTTGGAAATGATGAATTAGGTCATAAAATTCTTTCATTTGTTAGAGGTGAAGGTATTAATGTTGATTCCGTTACATTAAATAATGATGCTTCCACTGGATTGTTTCTAAAAGAGAAATTAAATCAAGATCAAACACGCGTACATTATTATAGAAGCAATTCTGCTGCTAGTAAAATGACAGACGCGAATATCGATTTAGATTATGTAGCTCAATTTAAATACTTATATGTTACAGGTATCACGCCAGCATTAAGTGAGAATTGTAAAAAAATGATCTTTCATTTAATAGATGAAGCGAAAAAGTTAGGTTTAAAAATCATTTTTGATCCAAATTTAAGATTGAAATTATGGGCTGAAGATGAAGCACGAGAAACTTTAATAAACATCATCGCTTTAAGTGATATTGTACTACCTGGTATTAGTGAAGGGGCATTTTTATTTGGTGACACGGATGAAGAAATCATCGCGAATAAAATGATTGAACTCGGTGCATCAACCGTAGTGGTGAAGCTAGGGAGCAAAGGTGCATTTTATAAAGATAAAAATGAAGCTGGCTATGCCCAAGCATCTAAAATAGTAAATGTTATCGATCCTGTTGGTGCAGGTGATGGGTTTGCTGCTGGTTTTATTGCTGGTTATATTAACGGATTATCATTAAATGAAGCGGTTGAACAAGGATGTAACGTAGGTGCACTTGTCACAACTGTTAAAGGTGATGTTGAAGGTTTACCTACATTGGAAGCTTTAGAACAAATGAAGGATTCAAATGATATTGAAGATGTAATTAGATGA
- a CDS encoding glucose 1-dehydrogenase, with product MANLNEQVVIVTGAGKGIGKGIAKQLGSKGAKIVVATIDESFGRETVEEIIKDGGDAYFVETDVSKEASIINMIEETVQHYGQINTLVNNAGITVFKSIEEASVEDWDSIINIDLRGTFLCSKHVIPEMKRQGGGSIINISSNHSLATLPDTDMYAAAKGGVNGMTRGMALSLGKYRIRVNAICPGFTNTSHLKNWFDSMDNEEEVRQGVLDLHATHRINEPEDIGKLAQYLASDDSEMMTGEHLVIDGGLSARLYNAEGY from the coding sequence ATGGCAAATTTAAACGAACAAGTTGTAATAGTTACAGGTGCTGGTAAAGGTATAGGAAAAGGCATAGCAAAACAACTCGGCAGTAAAGGGGCGAAAATTGTCGTTGCAACAATTGATGAATCTTTTGGCAGAGAAACTGTGGAAGAAATTATTAAAGACGGTGGGGATGCCTATTTTGTAGAAACAGATGTTTCAAAAGAAGCAAGTATTATCAACATGATTGAAGAAACGGTTCAACATTATGGTCAAATTAATACACTTGTAAACAATGCAGGTATTACAGTATTTAAATCAATAGAAGAAGCATCAGTGGAAGATTGGGATTCAATTATTAATATTGATTTAAGAGGTACATTCTTATGTTCTAAACATGTGATTCCAGAAATGAAACGTCAAGGTGGAGGGTCAATTATCAATATTTCTTCAAATCACTCGCTAGCTACGTTGCCTGATACGGATATGTATGCAGCAGCAAAAGGTGGCGTAAACGGTATGACGAGAGGTATGGCGTTGAGTTTAGGGAAATATCGTATACGTGTGAATGCGATATGTCCTGGATTTACGAATACCTCACATTTAAAAAATTGGTTCGATTCAATGGATAACGAAGAAGAAGTGAGACAAGGTGTTCTTGATTTACATGCTACACATAGAATCAATGAACCTGAAGATATTGGTAAGTTAGCACAATATCTCGCTTCAGATGATTCTGAAATGATGACAGGCGAACATTTAGTTATAGATGGTGGATTATCAGCAAGATTGTACAATGCTGAAGGTTATTAA
- a CDS encoding ROK family transcriptional regulator, with the protein MKQTSRINVNLMKDYNKQLVLRTIQKHGPISRVDIANRIQLSRPSVSEIVTLLIDERWIEEKPTNMKVRGRQPIPLDINREQKLIIGLEIGAYVTNVIVSNLKAEILYEVQIEINAQHEPEQVITYLGEQINKITAHYIEQNIDILGLGVGMHGLVDTKQGKNIFAPNLGWRNIEIQSILEKITNLHVMIDNDCNSAALAEMWFGQGQDENNFISVLVDYGVGASIINQGAILKGAHHVTGQIGHVTIDPDGPLCSCGNYGCLETFTSEQAILKNLKRQLKLGEKSSVMQSVTDIDELNINHFYQAVKEGDSLCLTIARDVGKYLGLGFTILINLFGPKFIVLGGSITTMSEILIPIIQDIIQLKVMGNDAKHTPIVTSGLGKNLYTIGASSLIVEETFKLTNLNNE; encoded by the coding sequence ATGAAACAAACTTCAAGAATAAATGTAAATTTAATGAAAGATTATAATAAGCAACTTGTTTTAAGAACGATTCAAAAGCATGGTCCGATATCAAGAGTTGATATAGCAAATCGAATTCAACTTTCAAGACCATCAGTTTCAGAAATAGTTACATTATTGATTGATGAACGGTGGATTGAAGAGAAACCTACGAATATGAAAGTTAGAGGTAGACAACCTATACCACTGGATATTAATAGAGAGCAGAAATTGATTATCGGATTAGAGATAGGCGCATATGTAACGAACGTCATAGTGAGTAATCTCAAAGCAGAAATATTGTATGAAGTACAAATAGAAATTAATGCCCAACATGAACCTGAGCAAGTGATTACGTATTTAGGAGAACAAATAAATAAAATTACTGCACATTATATCGAACAAAATATAGACATTTTAGGTTTAGGGGTCGGTATGCATGGTCTTGTTGATACGAAACAAGGTAAGAATATATTTGCACCAAATTTAGGTTGGCGAAATATAGAGATTCAATCGATTTTAGAAAAGATTACGAATCTACATGTCATGATCGATAATGATTGTAATAGTGCAGCATTAGCTGAAATGTGGTTTGGGCAAGGACAAGATGAAAATAATTTTATATCCGTCCTTGTAGATTACGGTGTAGGTGCAAGTATTATCAATCAAGGTGCAATTTTAAAAGGTGCTCACCACGTCACTGGACAGATTGGACATGTGACGATTGATCCTGATGGACCATTATGCTCATGTGGTAATTATGGTTGTTTAGAAACATTTACTTCTGAACAGGCAATTCTAAAAAACTTAAAACGCCAATTGAAACTAGGTGAGAAAAGTAGTGTCATGCAAAGTGTCACTGATATTGATGAACTCAATATCAATCATTTTTATCAAGCAGTTAAAGAAGGAGATTCATTATGTCTCACAATTGCACGTGATGTCGGTAAATATTTAGGACTTGGATTTACGATATTAATAAATTTATTTGGACCAAAGTTTATTGTACTGGGCGGAAGCATCACAACAATGAGTGAGATTTTAATACCAATCATTCAAGATATCATCCAGTTAAAAGTGATGGGCAATGATGCAAAGCATACACCCATCGTAACATCAGGATTAGGAAAAAATTTATATACAATTGGTGCATCGTCATTAATTGTTGAAGAGACATTTAAGTTAACAAATTTGAATAATGAATAA
- a CDS encoding sugar porter family MFS transporter codes for METSSYRTKLIFFLGALGGLLYGYDTGVISGALLFIKNDIPLTHFTEGLVVSSMLVGAIFGSGASGPLSDKLGRRKLVFMIAIVFIIGAMILSFAQSMVVLVIGRFIIGLAVGGSTAIVPVYLSEMAPTDSRGSLSSLNQLMITIGILVSYLINYAFADMEAWRWMVGLAVVPSVILMIGVYFMPESPRWLLEHKSESAARKVMAITRNKKEIDKEIGEMKEIIRISESTWTVLKSVWLRPVLLIGCVFALLQQIIGINAIIYYAPTIFSKAGLGDATAILGTVGIGSVNVIVTIFAVYILDKVDRKKLLVTGNIGMVCSLLIMATLSWTIGLNSTIGAWIIVVCLTLFIVFFAFTWGPILWIVLPELFPMRARGAATGIATLSLSIGSLLVAQFFPMLTSVMGVEQVFLIFAFIGVISMIFVIKYLPETRGRSLEEIEVDLRNRTSKAQLSAID; via the coding sequence ATGGAAACAAGTAGTTATAGAACAAAATTGATATTCTTCTTAGGGGCGCTAGGTGGTTTACTATACGGTTATGATACTGGGGTCATTTCAGGGGCGTTACTTTTCATCAAAAATGATATTCCACTGACTCATTTTACTGAAGGGCTCGTTGTTAGTTCAATGTTAGTTGGGGCAATATTTGGTTCAGGGGCAAGTGGTCCACTATCAGATAAACTCGGTCGTAGAAAATTAGTATTTATGATTGCCATCGTATTTATCATTGGTGCAATGATACTTTCATTTGCTCAATCAATGGTTGTACTCGTAATAGGTAGATTCATTATTGGTTTAGCAGTCGGTGGTTCAACGGCAATTGTGCCAGTATATCTTTCAGAAATGGCACCTACAGACTCACGCGGATCATTGAGTTCACTGAATCAGCTAATGATAACAATCGGTATACTCGTATCTTATTTAATAAACTATGCATTTGCAGATATGGAAGCATGGAGATGGATGGTCGGTTTAGCGGTCGTTCCTTCTGTAATACTTATGATTGGTGTTTATTTCATGCCAGAAAGTCCAAGATGGTTATTAGAACATAAAAGTGAAAGTGCAGCTAGAAAAGTTATGGCAATAACAAGAAATAAAAAAGAAATCGATAAAGAAATTGGTGAAATGAAAGAAATCATTCGTATTTCAGAAAGCACTTGGACTGTACTCAAATCCGTTTGGTTACGACCTGTCCTACTCATTGGATGTGTATTCGCCTTACTTCAACAAATCATAGGTATTAATGCCATTATTTATTATGCACCTACGATTTTTAGTAAAGCTGGATTAGGAGATGCTACTGCAATTTTAGGTACTGTAGGTATCGGATCAGTCAACGTTATCGTAACAATCTTTGCAGTGTATATATTAGATAAAGTAGATCGTAAAAAACTACTTGTTACAGGTAATATAGGTATGGTTTGCTCGTTATTGATAATGGCAACTTTATCATGGACAATTGGTTTAAATTCAACAATCGGTGCATGGATCATCGTCGTTTGTTTAACTTTATTCATCGTATTCTTCGCATTTACTTGGGGGCCAATACTTTGGATTGTGTTACCTGAACTATTCCCAATGAGAGCTAGAGGCGCGGCTACAGGAATTGCTACATTATCACTATCTATTGGTAGTTTATTAGTCGCACAGTTCTTCCCAATGCTTACATCAGTTATGGGTGTAGAACAAGTATTCCTTATCTTCGCATTCATCGGAGTTATCTCGATGATATTCGTTATTAAATACTTACCAGAAACAAGAGGACGTAGTTTAGAAGAAATAGAAGTTGATCTAAGAAACCGCACATCTAAAGCACAACTATCTGCGATTGATTAA